Sequence from the Sulfuracidifex tepidarius genome:
TGGGGGAAGAGGAACTCAGCACTTAACTTACCCCTAAACGATTCCCTATCCATTTCCTTGGAGGCGTTAAAGGTAAGAAGCAAGGTAGTCTTCGATCCCGAGTTAAGCAAGGACAAAGTGAGAGTTAACGGAGTTAAGCTATCCGACGAGGAAGTTAAGTCCTATGCTTCAAGAGTCTTGGACAGAATGAGAGAAATCTCTGGAAAGAGTATATATGCCGTAGTGGATTCGTGGTCTAACTTCCCTTCCTCTGCTGGGTTAGCCTCATCTGCGGCTGGTATAGCTGCTCTTACCTTAGCTTCATCAGACGCCCTAGGGCTTAAAATGGATCCCAAGGAATTGTCTAAGATAGCTAGACTTGGATCTGGTAGCGCATGCAGGAGCGTTTACGGCGGTTTTGTCATATGGCACTCTGGTGCCAGGGACGACGGTGAGGACTCCTTCTGCGAACAAATTTTCACTCACGACCATTGGAGAGATCTAGTAGACTTGATACCTATCTTCACCGACGAGAAGAAACGCATTTCATCCAGAAAGGGGATGAGTGTCTCGGTAGAAACATCAAATCTAATGAAATGTAGATTGGAGTTCGTTAGGGAAACTTTACCTTCTGTATTAGATTCGATCAGAAATAGAGATGCTAAGAAGTTCTTTGAGATGACGATCAGGCACAGCAACAGCATGCATGCGATCATGATGGACTCCTTCCCTCCTCTGATCTACTTGAACGCAATGTCTTTGAAGGTAATTGATAGCTTTGGGGACGGAAAGATAGCTGGATATACCTTCGATGCAGGTCCGAATCCTCACGTTTTCACGTTAAGAAAGGACGCAGAAAGCGTAGAGAAGACGTTGATTGAGCTGGGAGCTACCAAAGTAATTAAGTCTGACATATCCGCTGGACCGAGAGTAGGGAAAAAGGGAGTGGACGAGAATAATTGATAATTGAAAGAAGTAACAGTCTAAATTTAATTTTGAGTTTCATAGACCACAAATCGGAGATTGTTCAGTTCATGTAACTTTTTCTCTTATTTTCTCTTATAAATAGAAAATATTTCAGGTTACATTCAAACTGATCCGTCAAGCCCAATCCTCTGATATATGAGAAAGTGGTAAATCCCGATTCACCTTCAGAGACTTATGAAGCGTGAACAGAATCAAGAGGAGATCAGTTAGCATTTCAACGTCAAGGATAGGGCAGTTTAAAATCACATGATGATAACATGGCAGTTTTAATATCCATATTCATTTTTAAGACAACAAGAGTCAAACTCTCGAATGGTGTCAAACTTGTCTAGAGGAGACGTTTTAGATCAGTTAAAGAGCGGCAACATAGATTACATCAGAGTTGAGTTCATAGACGTCTTGGGAAACACTAGGGCTAGGTCGTTGAGGAGGGCCGAATTCGAGGAAATATCTAATGGATTGAAGGGGGTTCTCTTTCCTGAGAGCTTGCTCCTTCTAGATTATCAGGATAGGCCCATAAGGTCAAAATACGAT
This genomic interval carries:
- the mvaD gene encoding diphosphomevalonate decarboxylase, with amino-acid sequence MLEGEAEAPSNIAIVKYWGKRNSALNLPLNDSLSISLEALKVRSKVVFDPELSKDKVRVNGVKLSDEEVKSYASRVLDRMREISGKSIYAVVDSWSNFPSSAGLASSAAGIAALTLASSDALGLKMDPKELSKIARLGSGSACRSVYGGFVIWHSGARDDGEDSFCEQIFTHDHWRDLVDLIPIFTDEKKRISSRKGMSVSVETSNLMKCRLEFVRETLPSVLDSIRNRDAKKFFEMTIRHSNSMHAIMMDSFPPLIYLNAMSLKVIDSFGDGKIAGYTFDAGPNPHVFTLRKDAESVEKTLIELGATKVIKSDISAGPRVGKKGVDENN